A section of the Leptospira kobayashii genome encodes:
- a CDS encoding sensor histidine kinase yields the protein MWQFHPYSLLLGFAFCLNLTLGLFVLRSIQLNLVRYLLVMIAGCLLWTGFYGFDFLLIDKDWHRFRIYSIHTGVIIATLGGTLSTIGFTQDKQILTRRMWVLLSIQPLLMAAILLFDPLFGTFLKETHIEIIEGRTQWVQALALPGQIVELGGSTIWSCYIAYLILKSILNTRPPARNQFYVILLSFIVLWVTTILHIVGVRPFPGLVLAPVSLSVQVLIFFFAIGYYRMFDLVPLVRGEIVDELDDPVVILDGRNRVVDWNIVAEQLFVDGRKYLTLSSTDVFFQSYPELSQKIQNLSEKRNLIQWRWESKDPNRDWDVRVKRVRDRYRISIGLVVVFRDITDQKKIESQMVDANRSLSYANATKDRFLSIISHDLRGPLAGIKVLLKILNEKVKAEDTEMYEMTKSLVDASESVFSLLENLLEWSKLQRGQEEFHPNFTNVNDIVNETVYLFELNAKTKSIQIQTSIPTHATVFCDDRMILTVLRNFLSNAIKFSHNSSTIRIEAEEEGMMWRIRVIDTGVGISADILKKLFQVGEVIKSIGTQGENGNGIGLLLCQEFVERNQGKIRVESEIGKGSVFSFTLCKTAFPLDTSV from the coding sequence TTGTGGCAGTTCCATCCTTATAGTTTACTTTTAGGTTTTGCATTTTGCCTCAATTTGACATTGGGGCTTTTCGTTCTCCGTTCCATCCAACTCAATCTCGTCCGTTATTTATTGGTTATGATCGCAGGCTGTCTGCTTTGGACCGGCTTTTACGGATTTGATTTTCTTCTCATCGACAAAGACTGGCATAGATTCCGGATTTATTCCATCCATACCGGTGTCATCATTGCTACGTTAGGTGGCACTCTTTCCACCATCGGCTTCACTCAGGATAAACAGATACTGACTCGCAGGATGTGGGTGCTTTTATCCATACAACCTCTTCTTATGGCGGCGATCCTATTATTCGATCCTTTGTTCGGTACGTTTTTAAAAGAAACTCATATCGAAATCATCGAAGGAAGAACCCAATGGGTGCAAGCTCTCGCACTTCCCGGACAGATCGTAGAACTGGGTGGTTCCACAATTTGGTCGTGTTACATCGCTTATCTCATTCTGAAAAGTATCCTGAATACGAGGCCCCCCGCAAGAAACCAATTCTATGTGATACTGCTCTCCTTCATCGTCCTATGGGTTACCACCATTTTGCATATAGTGGGAGTTCGTCCCTTTCCGGGATTGGTACTTGCTCCTGTTTCCTTATCCGTTCAGGTTTTGATATTCTTTTTTGCGATCGGTTATTACCGTATGTTCGATCTGGTTCCTTTGGTGAGAGGGGAAATAGTCGACGAATTGGATGACCCGGTTGTGATCCTGGACGGAAGAAATAGGGTTGTGGATTGGAATATTGTCGCTGAGCAGTTGTTTGTTGATGGAAGAAAATATCTGACTTTGAGTTCCACGGATGTTTTTTTTCAATCTTATCCGGAACTTTCCCAAAAAATACAAAACCTCTCCGAAAAAAGAAATCTGATTCAATGGAGATGGGAATCCAAAGATCCCAACCGGGATTGGGATGTTCGCGTAAAAAGAGTCAGAGACAGATACCGTATTAGCATTGGTTTGGTGGTAGTGTTTAGAGATATTACCGATCAGAAAAAAATAGAGTCCCAAATGGTGGATGCAAATCGTTCCCTTTCTTATGCGAATGCTACCAAAGACAGGTTTCTTTCCATTATATCGCACGATCTGCGGGGACCGCTTGCGGGAATCAAAGTTCTATTGAAAATCCTGAATGAGAAAGTGAAAGCGGAAGACACGGAGATGTATGAAATGACAAAATCCCTTGTAGACGCTTCGGAGTCCGTTTTCTCCCTTTTGGAAAATCTTTTGGAATGGTCCAAATTACAAAGAGGCCAAGAGGAATTTCATCCCAATTTTACAAACGTAAATGATATCGTAAACGAAACGGTTTATCTTTTCGAGTTGAATGCAAAAACAAAATCCATCCAAATCCAAACATCCATTCCTACACACGCCACGGTCTTTTGCGACGATCGGATGATTTTGACTGTGCTTCGGAATTTTCTCTCCAATGCGATCAAGTTCAGTCATAATAGCAGCACCATTCGGATTGAAGCGGAAGAAGAAGGAATGATGTGGAGAATCAGAGTGATAGATACGGGAGTGGGAATTTCCGCTGATATTTTGAAAAAACTTTTTCAGGTAGGGGAAGTGATCAAATCCATCGGAACCCAGGGAGAGAATGGAAATGGAATCGGGCTATTACTTTGTCAAGAATTTGTTGAGCGAAATCAAGGCAAGATCCGGGTGGAAAGCGAAATTGGGAAGGGTTCGGTATTTTCCTTTACGCTTTGCAAGACTGCTTTTCCATTAGATACCAGCGTATAG
- a CDS encoding SDR family oxidoreductase, whose amino-acid sequence MSEKIVIITGATDGIGKVAAREILKKGYSVALVARSKEKLNQVNTELAPFAVKNSISLYQADLSSLKETKKVAEKIKKDFPKIHVLLNNAGAFFSERSVTQEGLESTFALNHLNYFIFADTLIPSLHASGEGRIVNVASGAHFGVSLDFDNLQGETKYSGWKQYQRSKLMNVYFTYELDERLKEKSITVNCLHPGFVKTKFGHNNVGIAKSLLQFAQNLFAIGEDKGARTSVFLATSDEVKNVTGQYFEKSKVKKSSKQSYDLAARKELWKRSEQIAKTILK is encoded by the coding sequence ATGTCAGAAAAAATTGTAATCATCACGGGTGCAACGGATGGAATCGGAAAAGTCGCGGCAAGGGAAATCTTGAAAAAAGGTTACTCCGTTGCGTTAGTTGCGAGAAGCAAAGAGAAACTCAACCAGGTGAATACGGAACTAGCACCTTTCGCAGTTAAAAATTCCATCTCTCTCTACCAGGCGGATTTGAGTTCGCTGAAAGAAACGAAAAAAGTCGCAGAAAAGATCAAAAAGGATTTTCCCAAGATTCATGTGCTCCTCAACAATGCCGGTGCTTTTTTTTCGGAGAGGTCTGTAACTCAGGAAGGATTGGAATCCACTTTCGCTCTAAATCATTTGAATTATTTTATATTTGCCGACACACTGATCCCCTCCTTACATGCATCAGGTGAAGGTCGGATTGTAAACGTTGCCTCGGGAGCTCATTTCGGAGTTTCTCTGGATTTTGACAATCTCCAAGGGGAAACAAAATATTCAGGATGGAAACAATACCAAAGATCCAAATTGATGAATGTGTATTTCACATACGAATTGGATGAAAGGCTAAAGGAAAAATCAATCACTGTCAATTGCCTTCATCCCGGTTTTGTCAAAACCAAGTTTGGTCACAATAACGTCGGTATTGCGAAGTCCTTGCTTCAATTCGCACAAAATCTTTTTGCCATTGGTGAAGACAAAGGCGCGAGAACATCCGTTTTTCTTGCTACCTCCGATGAAGTCAAAAATGTAACCGGTCAGTACTTCGAAAAATCAAAAGTAAAAAAAAGTTCAAAACAATCTTACGATCTCGCCGCAAGAAAAGAACTTTGGAAAAGATCGGAACAAATAGCAAAGACTATACTTAAATAG
- a CDS encoding methyl-accepting chemotaxis protein codes for MISSHFYRTLTVRLEFITYILVVPMACVFIIFANGFDLIESLYFLGGATAASSFTGIVFPSLRYLYLKRIVTNAENGKRSGNSSLLVLAKAKLLNFPLLETVFVQTQWITGITIAASITDYLVDMNFWGWFSFAFTYFIIFFVNNVSHFFTTEIIIGRELSSEEWIAVPVQNVRLISFRARIFFSMLSVVWLCFFLFGYLLFLETQKITILDNFWYFLPTIGIQLCLIVGMITYLFAYSAKKNTNDLVRKLQDLAQGNIGDQNAMISSDEIGFVTISVNQFSSQLESVTSEIGKESDKLFQFSDNLLGSVKLTTERLMDQAAAAEEMSAATQELHTKSEQVLSKTDLQMKQMEKTNMSLNLLNKKIKEIQSNSEKAVSQSEQMEKVAESGSSKIKTNIGQMEDIREITLKIQGISGLVGEIADRVGLLSLNASIEAARAGDAGRGFAVVAQEISKLGESTQKNSKDIDSLVNKAVSIVNLGTDSMKELGSSMGSILSYVEDAIQNIRGIQITSKEQSDISDLVSEDSVNLFKITEEIVIANQEQAMTFQEIANAVNKVAENTSYLVNISEDNHGLANSLQDQASQLQKTLSFFNISGRRPDNQQRHS; via the coding sequence ATGATATCTTCTCATTTTTACAGAACCCTCACAGTTCGATTGGAATTTATCACATACATTCTTGTCGTTCCTATGGCTTGCGTATTTATCATATTTGCGAACGGCTTCGATCTGATAGAGTCGCTTTATTTCCTCGGTGGAGCGACTGCCGCCAGTTCTTTTACAGGAATTGTTTTCCCTTCTCTTCGTTATCTTTATTTGAAACGAATTGTGACGAATGCAGAGAATGGAAAACGATCCGGAAATTCTTCCTTACTCGTTTTAGCAAAAGCCAAACTTTTGAATTTTCCCTTATTGGAAACCGTGTTTGTTCAAACCCAATGGATCACAGGTATAACGATAGCTGCTTCCATTACGGACTATCTGGTGGATATGAATTTTTGGGGATGGTTTAGTTTCGCATTTACCTATTTTATCATATTTTTCGTAAACAATGTATCTCATTTCTTTACAACCGAAATCATTATAGGAAGAGAGCTTTCTTCGGAAGAATGGATTGCAGTTCCCGTACAAAATGTCCGGCTGATTTCATTTCGCGCAAGGATATTCTTTTCCATGTTATCCGTTGTTTGGTTGTGCTTTTTTCTTTTCGGTTATCTTTTGTTTTTGGAAACCCAAAAGATAACGATACTGGACAATTTCTGGTATTTTCTTCCTACGATAGGAATACAGTTATGCCTGATTGTAGGAATGATTACTTATTTGTTTGCCTATTCCGCAAAAAAGAATACAAATGATTTGGTTCGTAAGCTGCAAGATTTGGCTCAAGGAAATATCGGCGATCAAAATGCCATGATTAGTTCCGATGAAATCGGGTTTGTCACAATTTCGGTCAACCAATTCTCATCCCAATTGGAATCTGTTACTTCCGAAATCGGAAAGGAATCGGATAAATTATTCCAGTTTTCGGACAATCTCCTCGGTTCCGTTAAACTTACAACGGAGAGATTGATGGACCAAGCCGCAGCAGCGGAAGAGATGTCTGCGGCTACTCAGGAATTGCACACAAAATCGGAGCAAGTTCTTTCCAAAACGGATCTCCAGATGAAACAAATGGAAAAAACCAATATGTCATTGAATCTCCTTAACAAAAAGATCAAGGAAATTCAATCTAACAGTGAAAAGGCGGTTTCTCAATCGGAACAAATGGAAAAGGTTGCGGAATCGGGAAGCAGTAAAATCAAAACGAATATCGGACAGATGGAAGATATTCGGGAAATCACTCTTAAGATTCAGGGAATCTCCGGTCTTGTGGGAGAAATTGCCGATCGGGTAGGGTTGTTGTCTTTGAACGCGTCGATTGAAGCGGCTCGTGCGGGAGATGCGGGAAGAGGATTTGCAGTGGTTGCGCAAGAAATATCAAAGTTAGGTGAGTCTACTCAGAAAAATTCAAAAGATATCGATTCTTTGGTAAACAAGGCAGTATCCATCGTAAATCTGGGAACCGATTCCATGAAAGAATTGGGAAGTTCCATGGGAAGTATTTTGTCTTATGTGGAAGATGCGATTCAGAATATTCGCGGCATTCAAATCACAAGCAAGGAACAATCGGACATTAGTGATCTGGTAAGCGAGGACTCGGTAAATCTTTTTAAGATTACCGAAGAGATCGTGATTGCAAATCAGGAACAGGCAATGACGTTTCAAGAGATTGCAAATGCAGTGAATAAAGTGGCGGAAAATACAAGTTATCTTGTAAATATTTCAGAAGACAATCACGGACTTGCGAACTCACTTCAAGACCAGGCATCTCAGTTGCAAAAAACATTAAGTTTTTTTAATATTTCAGGTCGACGTCCCGATAATCAACAAAGGCATTCCTAA
- a CDS encoding PP2C family protein-serine/threonine phosphatase yields the protein MLNSEDLSFLREKMTQVHFKKGDLVIEQDSDGSSFYLIDQGSVHVWKFLDETKGDILDIGDLLPGDYFGEIALIDSAPRTVNVTANDDVILWEMTRDSFRELLYSNPSMTVFLLKILTARIRNSEQRENQVLSTKNKNLLQTNRELEIALDELRMNEAVRAALMEELQKQNENLEKMVKERTAKLQQSLEIIREDLETAKTIQRNILPLNTKMVAELQFSSRFEPMSEVGGDVFDVFRMKPDRIRLFLADAIGHGVQAALITMAIKAEFDHIKKEIETPSDLLLHLNQVFLERYGERATQFTAVVVDILLSESKISYSCAGHNEPYILSQGKIIPLDEYGIMLGLEKNPILTTQYLPFSPGDRLYMISDGIMEQENVKGEFFGEARLKEEILKTEKQSLDLSVENLIQTFHGFKGTKDMMDDVTILCIGMEVPKK from the coding sequence ATGTTAAATTCAGAAGACTTAAGTTTCTTACGGGAAAAAATGACTCAGGTTCATTTCAAAAAAGGGGACTTGGTCATTGAGCAGGATTCCGACGGAAGTTCTTTCTATTTGATCGACCAAGGTTCCGTTCATGTATGGAAGTTCCTTGATGAAACGAAGGGAGATATATTGGATATAGGGGATCTTCTTCCCGGAGATTATTTCGGAGAAATCGCATTGATCGACTCCGCTCCCCGAACCGTAAACGTCACAGCAAATGATGATGTGATTCTTTGGGAAATGACGAGAGACAGCTTTCGAGAATTATTATATTCTAATCCTTCAATGACAGTATTTTTGTTGAAAATACTTACCGCAAGGATCAGAAACTCGGAACAAAGAGAAAACCAGGTTCTCAGTACAAAAAACAAAAATCTCCTCCAAACCAATAGGGAATTGGAAATTGCCCTGGATGAACTTCGTATGAACGAAGCGGTTCGTGCGGCTCTTATGGAAGAGTTGCAGAAACAAAATGAAAATTTGGAGAAAATGGTCAAAGAAAGGACTGCGAAATTGCAACAGTCTTTGGAAATCATCCGGGAAGATTTGGAAACCGCAAAAACCATCCAAAGAAATATTTTACCTTTGAATACCAAGATGGTCGCCGAACTGCAGTTTAGTTCCCGATTCGAACCGATGAGTGAAGTTGGCGGTGACGTTTTCGATGTGTTTCGAATGAAGCCGGATCGGATCCGTCTTTTTCTTGCGGATGCAATCGGTCATGGAGTTCAAGCCGCACTTATCACTATGGCAATCAAGGCCGAGTTCGATCATATCAAAAAGGAAATAGAGACCCCTTCCGATTTACTTTTGCATTTGAATCAGGTTTTTCTGGAAAGATACGGGGAAAGAGCCACTCAGTTCACAGCTGTCGTTGTGGATATATTACTTTCCGAATCGAAAATTTCCTATTCCTGCGCGGGACATAACGAACCTTATATTTTGTCACAAGGCAAGATCATTCCGTTGGATGAGTATGGTATCATGCTAGGTTTGGAAAAAAATCCGATTCTTACTACCCAATATCTGCCTTTTTCCCCCGGAGATAGACTCTATATGATTTCAGACGGGATCATGGAACAGGAAAACGTGAAAGGAGAATTCTTCGGAGAAGCCAGATTGAAAGAAGAAATTCTGAAGACGGAAAAACAATCCTTGGATCTTTCCGTGGAAAACCTAATCCAAACATTTCATGGGTTCAAGGGAACGAAAGATATGATGGATGATGTTACCATACTTTGCATCGGAATGGAAGTTCCTAAAAAATAA
- a CDS encoding SMP-30/gluconolactonase/LRE family protein, whose product MKLNSFSLYSIFILNLVFSHSCRSFDPLPYEPPRKPTLEGVYSINTSLRESELIAKSKVKGLESLDVDSSGNIYGGDKEGNIIRIDSKGNLEVVANTGGRPLGLQFDGSGNLIIADAYKGLLSLGKNGQLTVLSSEFEGLPFRFTDDLDIAKDGKIYFTDASIYEQKEYLLDLLESRPYGRLFVYDPKIKSTKLLLDGMYFANGVALSKNEDFVLINETYQYKVSRFWLKGKKAGTKEEFISNLPGFPDNITRNEKGEFWVALFTVRNDRMDKMHPSPFLKKLTSKLPKFLWPKPEPYGFAVRLDENGKVLSTVQDPEGEVLKEITSALEKDGFLYLGSLYSDRVGKLKLKDK is encoded by the coding sequence GTGAAACTAAATTCTTTTTCTTTATATTCTATTTTTATATTAAACCTCGTTTTTTCTCACTCCTGCCGTTCTTTCGATCCTCTTCCTTACGAACCTCCCCGCAAACCTACCCTGGAAGGAGTCTATTCAATTAACACGAGTTTGCGGGAATCCGAACTCATTGCCAAAAGCAAAGTAAAAGGATTGGAATCTTTGGATGTCGATTCTTCCGGAAATATATACGGAGGAGACAAAGAGGGAAATATCATTCGTATCGATTCAAAAGGTAACTTGGAAGTTGTTGCGAATACGGGAGGTAGACCTCTTGGCTTGCAATTCGACGGTTCGGGCAATCTGATCATTGCGGACGCATACAAGGGACTTTTGAGTTTGGGAAAAAACGGGCAATTAACAGTTCTTAGTTCCGAATTCGAAGGACTTCCTTTTCGGTTCACGGATGATTTGGATATCGCAAAAGACGGTAAAATCTATTTTACCGACGCCAGCATTTACGAACAGAAAGAATATCTATTGGATTTATTGGAGTCGAGGCCTTACGGACGACTTTTTGTTTATGATCCTAAAATAAAATCAACCAAGCTTTTGTTAGATGGGATGTACTTTGCCAACGGAGTGGCATTGTCCAAAAACGAAGACTTTGTATTGATCAACGAAACTTATCAGTACAAAGTCAGTCGTTTCTGGCTGAAAGGCAAAAAGGCGGGAACAAAGGAAGAATTTATTTCCAACCTACCCGGATTTCCCGATAATATCACCCGCAACGAAAAAGGGGAGTTCTGGGTCGCTTTATTTACCGTGAGAAATGATAGAATGGATAAAATGCATCCGTCTCCTTTTCTGAAAAAGCTCACATCCAAACTACCCAAGTTTCTTTGGCCAAAGCCTGAACCTTACGGGTTTGCGGTTCGGCTGGATGAAAACGGAAAGGTGCTTTCTACGGTTCAAGATCCGGAAGGAGAAGTATTAAAAGAGATCACGTCCGCATTGGAAAAAGACGGATTTTTATATCTGGGTAGTTTGTATTCGGATCGGGTCGGCAAACTGAAGTTAAAAGATAAATAA
- a CDS encoding carboxymuconolactone decarboxylase family protein, giving the protein MQQRISIRDLQPEAYKAMFGLENYLNSTGIDKKLKELIKVRASQINGCAYCIQLHAADARKAGETEQRIYALSAWWETPIFTEQEKVVLAMTDEITRISEKGLTEQTYKAAKKIFNDNNIAQIIMQISIINTWNRIAVATHMFHPPTE; this is encoded by the coding sequence ATGCAGCAACGAATCAGTATCAGAGATTTACAACCGGAAGCTTACAAGGCAATGTTTGGTTTGGAAAATTATCTAAATTCCACAGGAATAGATAAAAAGCTAAAAGAGCTGATCAAAGTCCGTGCTTCGCAAATCAACGGGTGCGCTTATTGCATTCAACTTCATGCAGCGGATGCACGGAAGGCCGGAGAAACGGAACAAAGAATTTATGCTCTCAGTGCTTGGTGGGAGACACCTATTTTTACGGAACAGGAAAAAGTAGTTTTGGCAATGACGGATGAAATCACTCGAATTTCCGAAAAAGGATTGACCGAACAAACATACAAAGCGGCTAAAAAGATTTTCAATGATAACAATATTGCGCAGATCATTATGCAGATTTCGATCATCAATACATGGAATCGGATTGCTGTAGCGACTCATATGTTTCACCCGCCTACGGAGTGA
- a CDS encoding EAL domain-containing protein, whose translation MNYLLDPQNEAPDIEEDISLLRILQTMLSRRSLHTEFEPIVSVETSQTFGYEALARFRYEGRNLSPDLVFQTLHKDPDLFYEWERALKFFQVANRPEGYPLFLNLDPHVCKNEEQAGFWKSYLGPKKDIVCEMIENTDSTLIEESDYCITKLKEAGITLALDDIGGKRNLFCFDFLEDVKYLKFDKYWFQLFRERDSYKEIVKGFLNFANKSDIKCILEGVETKEHYLLAKTLGFPLLQGYLFKFGNLYV comes from the coding sequence ATGAATTACCTATTAGATCCGCAGAATGAAGCTCCAGACATAGAGGAAGATATTTCTCTTCTTAGAATTCTTCAAACGATGCTTTCCCGTCGTTCCTTACATACCGAATTTGAACCTATTGTTTCCGTTGAAACCAGCCAAACTTTCGGGTATGAGGCATTGGCCAGGTTTCGTTACGAAGGCAGAAATCTATCCCCCGATTTGGTTTTCCAAACCTTACATAAAGATCCCGATCTGTTTTATGAATGGGAACGTGCATTGAAATTCTTTCAAGTTGCCAATCGCCCGGAAGGTTATCCCCTCTTTTTGAATTTAGATCCTCATGTTTGTAAAAACGAAGAACAAGCCGGGTTTTGGAAATCATATCTAGGACCCAAAAAAGATATAGTTTGTGAAATGATAGAGAACACCGACTCGACTTTGATCGAAGAATCCGATTATTGCATCACCAAACTAAAAGAAGCCGGCATTACATTGGCATTGGATGATATAGGTGGAAAACGGAATCTTTTCTGTTTTGATTTTTTGGAAGATGTCAAATATCTGAAATTCGACAAGTATTGGTTCCAACTTTTCAGAGAAAGAGACTCTTATAAGGAAATTGTAAAGGGATTCCTAAACTTTGCAAATAAGTCGGATATCAAATGCATTCTGGAAGGAGTAGAGACAAAAGAACATTATCTTTTGGCCAAAACCCTCGGTTTTCCTTTATTACAAGGGTATTTGTTCAAATTCGGTAATTTGTACGTTTGA
- a CDS encoding MarR family winged helix-turn-helix transcriptional regulator — MSKRNDIDSQNHFLFPVCAVILFDNVLSKWKLIVVSKISSSGKVFSEIILEVFRINRLLLDFGDRITEPVGLSSSRWQVLGVVEHGPAPVPQIARMMGLTRQAVQQTANSLEEEGMIHFTDNPHHIRAKLLNITPKGRKALDYVQSKQKDWANRISEKHSLSQLQTLHKELLAVKESLEEDVLDISERES, encoded by the coding sequence TTGTCAAAGAGAAATGATATTGATTCTCAAAATCATTTCTTGTTTCCCGTTTGTGCTGTGATTTTATTTGACAATGTATTGTCAAAGTGGAAACTGATTGTCGTGTCTAAAATCAGCTCCAGCGGAAAGGTTTTTTCCGAAATCATTTTGGAAGTCTTTCGGATCAACCGATTGCTTTTGGATTTCGGAGATAGAATCACGGAACCTGTGGGGTTGAGTAGTTCCAGATGGCAAGTGTTAGGCGTTGTTGAGCATGGCCCGGCGCCTGTTCCTCAAATTGCTCGTATGATGGGGCTTACGCGACAAGCGGTTCAACAAACCGCAAATAGCCTGGAAGAAGAAGGAATGATCCATTTTACGGACAATCCGCACCATATACGCGCAAAACTGTTAAACATAACTCCTAAAGGCCGTAAAGCCCTGGATTATGTGCAATCAAAACAAAAAGATTGGGCCAATCGAATTTCCGAAAAACATAGTTTGAGTCAATTGCAAACATTGCATAAGGAATTGTTGGCAGTCAAAGAAAGTCTGGAAGAAGACGTACTCGATATTTCGGAGAGAGAATCATGA
- a CDS encoding bleomycin resistance protein, with the protein MSEFTIPMLPCSSVKEVIKFYQALGFEITRKPTAPNPYVCVRFGGIEIHFFSMKQTGSKGSYGTCYVSTSDADGLYKSFTDSLKRNLGKIPFSGIPRLTPIKDLSSEERGFDIVDPTGNWIRIGQKTEKNPVTTSSPTKTAKSVFKNSGKASLDKVFFPYL; encoded by the coding sequence ATGAGCGAATTCACGATACCTATGTTGCCCTGTTCTTCCGTTAAGGAAGTGATAAAATTTTACCAAGCGCTCGGTTTTGAAATCACCCGCAAACCGACTGCCCCGAATCCGTATGTATGTGTCCGTTTCGGTGGAATAGAGATTCATTTTTTTTCAATGAAACAAACAGGTTCGAAAGGATCGTATGGCACTTGTTATGTTTCTACGTCCGATGCGGACGGATTGTACAAATCTTTTACCGATTCTTTAAAAAGAAATTTGGGAAAAATTCCTTTTTCCGGAATTCCAAGACTCACTCCTATCAAAGATCTTTCTTCGGAAGAACGCGGATTTGATATTGTCGATCCGACGGGAAATTGGATCCGGATCGGCCAGAAAACGGAAAAAAATCCGGTTACGACTTCTTCCCCTACCAAGACGGCAAAATCAGTTTTTAAAAATTCGGGTAAGGCAAGTTTGGATAAGGTATTTTTTCCTTATCTCTGA
- a CDS encoding HDOD domain-containing protein, which yields MSAAKPLPLEYKDSLGMHSNIPDINHPIQENLPFHFKFFNINEHIENTLYQTLDRFLLQLDIVFIRDSVLAAVKETVTNAVKANVKRVYFNTLQSDIQNSADYQNKMIDFKKSYFDNRDEFEEGLLKYNYGVFVSFIHNKTMMRIRIMNNVELTEEESSRIKLRLEKAKTYNDLAEAYMDVSSDQEGAGLGLIMTLMMLKNDGLGDSAFKFESSGNKTIFMIDVPTQMAKDNAKILKADKIISELDQLPTFPKTIQDIQAAIEKPNSSIGQIAEMIKKDISLSANILKLSNSAAFNRGGRVETLDRAIQLIGLKELQSLLYSLGTKQILEDKFPAFQAIWDKSNECAFYCKWIAGKMGMPKNTMSNLLSASLLHDIGEILLVSFESEKMGQIKSYSTSKEIASAISLEEASFGITHTKLGALVAEKWNFPEVYASAMEYHHRPLLVEEMYKEIVYPIYLGDMMIMINQREAKSSEIPKEVLNFCKFATVGEFDSARIKLKEHHQKL from the coding sequence ATGTCTGCTGCGAAACCTTTGCCATTGGAATACAAAGACAGTTTAGGGATGCATAGTAATATCCCGGACATCAATCATCCTATCCAGGAAAACCTTCCTTTTCATTTCAAATTTTTCAATATCAACGAACATATAGAAAACACATTATACCAGACATTGGATCGATTCCTTTTACAGTTGGATATCGTTTTTATCAGAGACTCCGTGTTAGCTGCCGTTAAGGAAACCGTGACAAACGCTGTTAAGGCGAATGTGAAGCGGGTTTATTTCAATACGCTTCAATCCGACATTCAAAACTCTGCCGATTATCAGAACAAGATGATCGATTTTAAAAAGTCCTATTTTGATAATCGGGACGAATTCGAGGAAGGACTCTTAAAATACAATTACGGAGTATTTGTATCGTTTATTCATAATAAGACGATGATGCGCATCAGAATTATGAATAATGTCGAGCTGACGGAAGAAGAATCCAGCCGAATCAAACTCAGACTCGAAAAAGCAAAAACTTACAACGATTTGGCGGAAGCCTATATGGATGTCTCCAGCGATCAGGAAGGGGCAGGACTCGGTCTTATCATGACTCTTATGATGTTGAAGAACGACGGTTTGGGCGACTCCGCTTTCAAATTCGAAAGTAGCGGAAACAAAACGATCTTTATGATTGATGTTCCCACTCAAATGGCGAAAGACAACGCCAAGATATTAAAAGCGGATAAAATCATTTCTGAATTGGATCAGTTGCCTACATTCCCAAAAACCATCCAAGACATCCAAGCAGCCATTGAGAAACCGAATTCCAGCATCGGTCAGATTGCGGAGATGATTAAAAAAGATATTTCTCTTTCCGCAAATATTCTGAAACTTTCCAATTCCGCCGCATTCAACCGGGGAGGTAGAGTCGAAACTTTGGATCGTGCAATCCAATTGATCGGACTGAAAGAATTACAATCCTTACTGTATTCGCTTGGAACCAAACAGATATTAGAAGATAAGTTCCCTGCTTTCCAGGCTATCTGGGACAAGTCGAACGAATGCGCATTTTATTGTAAATGGATCGCCGGAAAAATGGGGATGCCCAAGAATACAATGAGCAATCTACTTTCCGCATCTCTGCTTCATGATATTGGTGAGATACTTTTGGTATCTTTCGAATCCGAAAAGATGGGCCAAATCAAATCTTATTCCACTTCCAAGGAAATCGCTTCCGCCATCTCTTTGGAAGAAGCCAGTTTCGGAATCACACATACCAAGTTGGGTGCACTTGTTGCTGAAAAATGGAACTTTCCTGAAGTATATGCAAGCGCTATGGAATACCACCACCGTCCTTTGCTTGTGGAAGAAATGTACAAAGAAATCGTATATCCGATTTATTTGGGTGATATGATGATTATGATCAATCAAAGGGAAGCCAAAAGTTCCGAGATCCCCAAAGAGGTGCTGAACTTTTGTAAATTTGCCACAGTAGGTGAGTTTGATTCCGCTCGGATTAAGTTAAAAGAACACCACCAAAAACTCTGA